One segment of Ascochyta rabiei chromosome 7, complete sequence DNA contains the following:
- a CDS encoding 60S ribosomal protein L13, which yields MAIKHNQQIQKNHFHKDWQRYVRVHFDQPGKKKSRRNARVAKAAKVAPRPVDLLRPVVRCPTVKYNRRVRPGRGFSLVELKAAGIPRKFARTIGISVDPRRQNLSEESLKANVERLQEYRKRLILFPRRNGKTKQGDASAEDVKAAKSGENVVRSNILPIKNTPVFEEGAIGDYKGEENAYRKLRDARSEARLVGKRAARAAAKAEEEENKKK from the exons ATGGCCATCAAGCACAACCAGCAGATCCAGAAGAACCATTTCCACAAGGACTG GCAACGCTACGTCCGCGTGCACTTCGACCAG CCTGGCAAGAAGAAGTCCAGACGCAACGCTCGTGTTGCCAAGGCCGCAAAGGTCGCTCCTCGCCCCGTCGACCTCCTCCGCCCCGTTGTGCGATGCCCTACCGTCAAGT ACAACCGCCGCGTCAGGCCCGGCCGTGGTTTCTCGCTCGTTGAGCTGAAGG CTGCTGGCATCCCCCGCAAGTTCGCCCGCACCATCGGTATCTCCGTCGACCCTCGCCGCCAGAACCTCTCCGAGGAGTCCCTCAAGGCCAACGTCGAGCGCCTCCAGGAGTACCGCAAGCGCCTCATCCTGTTCCCCCGCCGCAACGGCAAGACCAAGCAGGGTGACGCCTCCGCCGAGGACGTCAAGGCCGCCAAGTCTGGCGAGAACGTCGTCCGCAGCAACATCCTGCCCATCAAGAACACTCCCGTCTTCGAGGAGGGCGCCATTGGCGACTACAAGGGCGAGGAGAACGCCTACAGGAAGCTCCGCGACGCCCGCTCCGAGGCCCGCCTCGTCGGCAAGCGCGCTGCTCGCGCCGCGGCCAAggccgaggaggaggagaacAAGAAGAAATAA
- a CDS encoding Hydroxymethylglutaryl-CoA reductase (NADPH), with amino-acid sequence MAAVRVSRDPMSPLKAVVCKTSRALAVAEAGTSSEIKIENHAGFIRVPVGIAGPLKIAGSEGTNGDFFAPLATVEPTLVASCSRGSKAFTASGGLEFKVLSEGMSRAPVFFFSTPAEALGFAGRVPALRDEFARAAEATSRFARLQTLTPHVVGANVHLCFSYATGDAAGQNMVTIATQAACDDFLASDAAQELGVRDFVIEGDMASDKKGSWRNAMEPRGVQVLAWGNITHEVCVRVLKCSTERLYTVLMLMKEGQARNGGFGGNVNTANVVAAMFIACGQDAGSVAESAWTHLTTTYDADSKKLNLSLFFPSLPVGTVGGGTMYPSQKVSLELLRCQDPGSKRRLAGLVACFCMALDVSTAAAIASGGFTDAHKKLARDRLDKSKL; translated from the coding sequence ATGGCCGCCGTCCGCGTCTCCCGAGATCCAATGAGCCCGCTCAAGGCCGTCGTTTGTAAGACATCCAGAGCTCTAGCAGTGGCCGAGGCTGGCACGTCCTCGGAAATCAAAATCGAGAACCACGCGGGCTTCATCCGCGTTCCTGTCGGCATAGCAGGGCCACTCAAGATCGCTGGAAGCGAGGGCACAAACGGCGATTTCTTCGCGCCTCTCGCCACCGTCGAGCCAACACTCGTTGCGTCGTGCTCGCGCGGCAGCAAAGCCTTCACCGCCAGCGGGGGTCTTGAATTCAAAGTGCTCAGCGAGGGCATGAGCCGGGCGCCTGTGTTCTTCTTCAGCACGCCTGCAGAGGCGCTTGGGTTCGCGGGCCGGGTGCCAGCTCTGCGCGACGAGTTTGCGAGGGCCGCAGAGGCGACGAGTCGCTTTGCACGGCTGCAGACGCTGACGCCGCATGTTGTGGGCGCGAATGTGCATCTCTGCTTCTCGTACGCCACGGGGGATGCGGCGGGGCAGAACATGGTTACCATTGCGACGCAGGCGGCGTGCGATGACTTCCTCGCGAGCGATGCAGCGCAAGAGCTGGGTGTCAGGGACTTCGTCATCGAAGGCGATATGGCGAGCGACAAGAAAGGCTCCTGGCGCAACGCTATGGAGCCGCGCGGTGTGCAAGTCCTCGCGTGGGGGAACATCACCCATGAAGTGTGTGTGCGGGTGCTGAAGTGCAGTACCGAGCGTCTGTACACCGTTCTGATGCTGATGAAGGAAGGGCAGGCTCGCAACGGGGGGTTTGGAGGTAACGTGAACACCGCCAACGTTGTGGCCGCCATGTTCATAGCGTGCGGTCAAGACGCAGGGAGTGTTGCGGAAAGCGCTTGGACGCACCTCACCACCACATATGATGCGGATTCGAAGAAGCTCAATCTCAGTCTGTTTTTCCCAAGCTTACCTGTGGGCACGGTCGGTGGAGGGACCATGTATCCGTCTCAGAAGGTGAGTCTAGAGCTGCTGAGGTGTCAGGATCCAGGGTCAAAGAGGCGGCTCGCGGGGCTGGTGGCATGCTTCTGTATGGCTTTGGATGTCAGTACCGCGGCAGCGATCGCAAGTGGAGGGTTTACGGATGCTCACAAGAAACTTGCGAGGGACAGGTTGGACAAGAGTAAGCTGTAG
- a CDS encoding Feruloyl esterase has product MPPFKDDQIIVIAPGSETTLAQLGLPESFTPARVRIRSRMFPAEKEGEFEPYKIRRRQDKPAEKPTEQNVDAQNEAKPATEGGDEIVWEEDRISEEGAVWPIQDGKILDWPCFFALISHVYNTLNPPFHTAILLVTQPAWTPREHEKLAQFFFEKFKTPAFGLMDAALATTWAYGVHTATVIDVGKGKTDVTAVSEFIPHVQGRIVSLSGSGGEAFTEALHSKLKSKGFNRDMCEQLKKSPICEILPEGTPLPGSGKSEEELVTNPAAAASTGAVGSGPAAAAAIGNVPRGPGPDTEVGEEDGAENEGVLDVASIVAGGKMNEYLAKKEKEKQDKASAKKKGAPAPEANRPVRLPNSKREKATFLYEDHALLDALKNTNLDTQGMADAKAALDEGPSKRAQNDGETGDMVDTNGAGENTSSTSRTGHIRREMEVGTERFLAGSNGALEQIADAIHRTISSVDEVNKRSELWDSLVICGNGSRLRGFKEALLQTIQSKYLISPSSATIFTSEIPSNISTPSGTGANTPQSQLGPHGGSGVNPLLFAATTAQSQNLMPHSGNPLMPGLSHNAHSSHGQTPTSIKTVKPPEYFPEWKDVGFDESAFLGAQIAAKVIFVVDQGQSKGYMTRPDYNDQGPQGIHDYSL; this is encoded by the exons ATGCCTCCATTCAAAGATGACCAGATTATA GTTATTGCGCCAGGTTCGGAAACGACCCTTGCGCAGCTTGGATTGCCAGAGTCCTTTACCCCAGCACGGGTGCGCATACGGTCGCGCATGTTCCCGGCCGAAAAGGAAGGGGAGTTTGAGCCATACAAGATCAGACGGCGGCAAGACAAGCCGGCGGAGAAGCCGACTGAGCAGAACGTCGATGCACAGAATGAAGCCAAGCCAGCTACAGAAGGCGGTGACGAGATCGTATGGGAGGAAGACCGCATCTCAGAAGAGGGTGCCGTATGGCCAATCCAGGACGGAAAGATCCTAGATTGGCCTTGTTTCTTCGCGCTCATTTCTCATGTCTACAACACCCTAAACCCGCCGTTTCACACCGCAATCCTTCTCGTAACACAACCGGCGTGGACCCCACGAGAGCATGAGAAGCTCGCGCAGTTCTTCTTCGAGAAGTTCAAAACCCCAGCGTTCGGCCTCATGGACGCAGCGCTGGCGACAACATGGGCTTATGGAGTACACACTGCGACGGTGATCGATGTAGGCAAAGGTAAGACCGATGTCACGGCTGTGAGCGAGTTCATTCCTCACGTGCAGGGTCGCATCGTCTCTCTATCAGGCAGCGGAGGTGAAGCTTTCACAGAGGCCCTGCACTCCAAGTTGAAATCGAAGGGCTTCAACCGAGATATGTGCGAGCAACTTAAGAAGTCACCAATCTGCGAGATCCTACCGGAGGGCACACCTCTTCCTGGATCTGGGAAGTCAGAAGAGGAGCTTGTTACAAATCCAGCAGCGGCTGCATCCACCGGCGCAGTCGGCTCTGGACCTGCAGCGGCTGCAGCGATCGGGAACGTCCCTCGGGGCCCGGGGCCTGACACAGAGGTAGGAGAGGAGGACGGTGCTGAAAATGAGGGTGTCCTCGATGTTGCAAGCATTGTGGCTGGCGGGAAAATGAACGAGTACTTggcgaagaaggagaaagagaaacAGGATAAAGCCTCAgcaaagaagaagggcgCGCCTGCGCCTGAGGCAAACAGGCCTGTCAGGTTACCAAACTCGAAGCGTGAGAAGGCAACCTTCTTGTACGAAGACCACGCACTCTTGGACGCTTTGAAGAACACAAATCTAGACACCCAGGGCATGGCAGACGCTAAGGCCGCACTGGACGAAGGCCCTAGCAAGAGAGCACAGAACGACGGCGAAACTGGCGATATGGTCGACACCAACGGTGCCGGCGAAAATACCTCCTCAACATCACGTACAGGCCACATCAGGCGAGAGATGGAAGTTGGGACTGAACGCTTTCTTGCAGGCAGCAACGGTGCGCTGGAGCAGATTGCAGATGCAATACATCGAACAATATCATCGGTGGATGAAGTGAATAAGCGGAGTGAGCTTTGGGACTCACTGGTTATTTGCGGTAATGGATCCAGGCTGCGAG GTTTCAAAGAGGCACTGCTCCAAACTATTCAATCCAAGTACCTGATCTCACCCTCATCGGCTACGATCTTCACTTCGGAGATCCCATCCAATATCTCCACACCATCCGGGACAGGCGCGAACACGCCTCAGTCTCAGCTCGGCCCTCACGGTGGATCTGGTGTCAATCCCCTACTGTTCGCAGCGACGACCGCCCAATCTCAGAACCTCATGCCTCACAGCGGCAATCCGCTCATGCCTGGCTTGTCGCACAATGCCCACTCGTCACACGGTCAAACCCCTACTTCAATCAAGACAGTGAAGCCACCGGAGTACTTCCCTGAATGGAAAGACGTAGGCTTCGATGAGTCGGCGTTTCTTGGCGCACAGATCGCAGCAAAAGTCATCTTCGTTGTCGATCAGGGTCAAAGTAAAGGATACATGACTCGCCCAGACTACAACGATCAGGGTCCCCAAGGTATCCACGACTACAGCCTGTAA
- a CDS encoding Guanine deaminase, with protein sequence MAASTPISRTIYIGTFAHSISLTELEICENGVIGVDENGVIAFVEKELDLEAAREKHSWQNATPLHLSRNAFFFPGFIDTHTHAPQHPNTGLFGKTTLLDWLQTYTFPMESSFSDLKRAEIIYRNFVSRTLSHGTTTAAYYATIHVPATNLLADVCLARGQRALVGRVCMNSDLSPDYYRDASVSRSVADSKASIDYIRSIDPKGSIVRPVVTPRFAPSCTSEMLSAIGRLAEEEDAYIQTHISENKGEIALVQELFPESKSYTDVYDTANILTPKTILAHAIHLSNDERRTILARGSSISHCPCSNTAITSGCAPIRELLDEGHTIGLGTDISGGFHPSILENVRHAIWTSRHLSMQSDLGEKAKLSTEEALYLATRGGAAVVGLSDKVGAFEVGMEFDAQMIDLGDVENGGSNDSQFNAGPVDIFGWESWADKVEKWVYSGDDRNTTAVWVRGRLVHKTSRYQKLQPNGAATP encoded by the coding sequence ATGGCAGCTTCCACTCCAATATCAAGAACCATCTACATTGGAACGTTTGCCCACAGCATCTCCCTCACAGAACTTGAGATCTGCGAGAACGGAGTTATCGGTGTTGATGAAAACGGAGTCATAGCCTTTGTCGAGAAAGAGCTGGACCTAGAAGCTGCAAGAGAGAAGCACTCATGGCAAAATGCAACACCTCTCCACCTCTCTAGGAacgccttcttcttcccCGGCTTCATCGACACACACACCCACGCCCCACAACACCCAAACACGGGTCTTTTCGGTAAAACCACTCTTCTGGATTGGCTACAGACATACACCTTTCCTATGGAGTCCTCTTTCTCAGACCTCAAGCGCGCCGAGATAATATACCGCAACTTTGTTTCCAGAACTCTCTCGCACGgcacaacaacagcagcctACTACGCCACCATCCATGTTCCTGCCACCAATCTCTTGGCTGACGTCTGCCTTGCGAGGGGTCAAAGAGCGCTGGTAGGGCGAGTATGCATGAACTCGGACTTATCGCCTGACTACTACCGCGACGCTTCTGTCTCCCGAAGCGTAGCAGACTCGAAGGCGAGTATCGACTACATCCGTTCCATCGACCCGAAAGGCTCTATCGTCCGTCCGGTAGTTACACCGCGCTTCGCACCGTCATGCACATCAGAAATGTTGTCCGCCATCGGGAGAttagcagaagaagaagacgcgTACATACAAACGCATATCAGTGAGAACAAGGGCGAGATTGCGCTGGTGCAGGAACTGTTCCCGGAGAGCAAGAGCTACACAGACGTCTACGACACAGCGAACATCCTGACACCGAAAACCATCTTAGCGCATGCTATTCATCTAAGTAACGACGAGCGACGCACCATTCTAGCCCGCGGATCGTCCATTTCTCATTGTCCCTGCAGCAACACCGCCATCACAAGTGGATGCGCACCGATCAGGGAGCTGTTAGATGAAGGCCACACGATCGGACTGGGCACAGACATATCCGGTGGCTTCCATCCCAGCATCCTGGAAAATGTACGACACGCAATTTGGACGTCGCGACACTTGAGCATGCAGAGCGATTTGGGTGAAAAGGCAAAGCTGAGCACCGAGGAAGCGTTGTATCTTGCTACGCGCGGTGGTGCAGCCGTGGTAGGCCTGTCCGACAAAGTCGGCGCGTTCGAGGTCGGAATGGAGTTCGACGCCCAGATGATTGACTTGGGAGATGTAGAGAATGGAGGATCAAACGATAGCCAGTTTAATGCTGGGCCTGTGGACATATTTGGCTGGGAAAGCTGGGCCGATAAAGTGGAGAAGTGGGTATATTCTGGTGATGACAGGAACACAACAGCTGTGTGGGTGAGGGGGAGGCTGGTGCACAAGACTTCGAGATATCAGAAGCTGCAGCCTAATGGAGCAGCGACACCATGA
- a CDS encoding Glycine dehydrogenase (aminomethyl-transferring) gives MRTACVRAASSATRLARSTRVAQPPRPAVAKCTQRAIVSHGQPFRAFQQAAAAQPADDVLETPTQSSDAAKPTEALDTFPRRHIGPSAESAEAMLKALDPPVGSLDEFVRQVIPADILNDRELSVGKLSDRHGTDWQANGVPESVFLKNAKRIMGQNRPGKSLIGQGYYNTNVPDVIKRNVLENPQWYTSYTPYQPEISQGRLESLLNFQTMVTDLTALSIANASLLDEPTAAAEAMTMSLGALPMSRQKRPNKTFLVSSTCHPQTIQVLYSRAEGFGVKIEIADVLADNSKRVEELGQDLVGVLAQYPDTDGGVSDFRGLADKVHKQGALFSVATDLLALTVLTPPGEFGADIAFGNAQRFGVPLGFGGPHAAFFASVDKHKRKIPGRIIGLSKDRLGNPAARLALQTREQHIRREKATSNVCTAQALLANMSAMYAVYHGPNGLTQIAKQVVAKTRLVQQALVDAGYKTGQRGNLDNAPAAFDTFVVKTGNNTEPLIAELERNEILVRKVDDSHIGLSFDETTTSQTISALLKTLTKGSAKVDFSQEVAVEAPEGYKRTTPFLTHPVFNSHHSETELLRYINHLASKDLSLVHSMIPLGSCTMKLNSTSEMAPVSWETTGNLHPFLPLERAKGYLEMIGQLESDLADITGFDAVSLQPNSGAQGEFAGLRVIRKYLEQQPGKKRDICLIPVSAHGTNPASAAMCGMRVVPVKCDTATGNLDIADLKAKCEKHKDELGAFMITYPSTFGVFEPAAKEACDLIHQHGGQVYMDGANMNAQIGLCSPGEIGADVCHLNLHKTFCIPHGGGGPGVGPIGVKSHLAPFLPGHLRNETGGAQAVYPISGAPWGSASILPISWAYIKMMGSIGLTHATKMTLLNANYILSRLKPHYPILYTNDEGRCAHEFILDVRGFKESAGVEAIDIAKRLQDYGFHAPTMSWPVANTLMIEPTESESKVELDRFCDALISIRKEIKDIEDGKQPKGAGKNLLTNSPHTQQDLIVGDWDRAYSREDAAYPLAYLKEKKFWPSVTRLDDAYGDTNLFCTCAPMESEGGDITGAAAPNPT, from the exons ATGCGCACCGCCTGCGTCAGGGCAGCGAGCTCTGCCACCAGGCTCGCTCGCTCCACACGCGTTGCTCAGCCTCCTCGCCCGGCTGTCGCCAAATGCACACAGCGCGCGATCGTGAGCCATGGTCAGCCGTTCAGAGCGTTTCAGCAAGCTGCGGCCGCTCAGCCCGCCGACGACGTGCTCGAGACACCCACGCAGAGCTCTGATGCTGCAAAGCCGACTGAAGCGCTTGACACGTTTCCCCGCAGACACATTGGTCCCTCTGCCGAGTCGGCCGAGGCGATGCTGAAGGCGCTCGACCCGCCCGTAGGCAGTCTGGACGAGTTTGTGCGCCAGGTCATTCCTGCAGACATCCTCAACGACCGCGAGCTCAGCGTCGGGAAGCTCTCAGATCGCCATGGCACAGACTGGCAGGCGAATGGCGTGCCCGAGTCGGTTTTCCTCAAGAACGCAAAACGCATCATGGGCCAGAACAGGCCTGGCAAGAGCTTGATCGGTCAGGGCTACTACAACACAAACGTGCCCGACGTCATCAAGCGCAACGTGCTCGAGAACCCTCAATGGTACACCAGCTACACGCCGTACCAGCCTGAAATCAGCCAGGGCCGCCTGGAATCACTACTCAACTTCCAAACCATGGTCACAGATCTGACTGCTCTCTCGATTGCGAACGCTTCCCTGCTCGATGAGCCTACCGCCGCTGCTGAGGCTATGACCATGTCTCTCGGTGCGCTGCCAATGTCGCGCCAGAAGCGTCCGAATAAGACGTTCCTCGTTTCCTCCACCTGCCACCCTCAGACCATCCAAGTGCTCTACTCGCGCGCCGAGGGATTCGGCGTCAAGATTGAAATCGCAGATGTACTCGCAGACAACAGCAAGCGCGTTGAGGAGCTTGGGCAAGATCTCGTTGGTGTTCTGGCACAGTACCCTGATACCGACGGTGGTGTCAGCGACTTCCGCGGTCTTGCAGACAAGGTCCACAAGCAGGGCGCGCTTTTCAGCGTAGCTACCGATCTCCTTGCCCTTACGGTGCTCACTCCCCCAGGAGAGTTTGGCGCGGATATCGCGTTTGGAAACGCGCAGCGCTTCGGTGTGCCACTCGGCTTTGGTGGCCCTCACGCTGCCTTCTTTGCCAGCGTCGACAAGCACAAGCGCAAGATTCCTGGTCGTATCATTGGTCTCTCCAAGGATAGGTTAGGAAACCCAGCGGCGCGCCTTGCGCTGCAGACGCGAGAGCAGCACATTCGTCGTGAAAAGGCTACAAGTAACGTTTGCACAGCGCAGGCCTTGCTTGCCAACATGAGCGCCATGTACGCCGTCTACCACGGACCAAACGGTCTGACACAGATTGCTAAGCAGGTCGTCGCAAAGACGAGGCTTGTGCAGCAAGCACTTGTCGACGCTGGATACAAGACTGGTCAGCGCGGAAACCTGGACAACGCTCCGGCTGCTTTCGATACCTTTGTTGTGAAGACTGGCAACAACACCGAGCCACTGATCGCCGAGCTGGAACGCAATGAGATCCTAGTGCGAAAGGTGGACGACAGTCACATTGGTCTCTCGTTCGATGAGACCACTACCTCCCAGACCATTTCCGCACTACTAAAGACTCTCACCAAGGGCAGCGCCAAGGTCGACTTTTCACAAGAGGTCGCAGTTGAGGCACCTGAGGGCTACAAGAGGACTACCCCCTTCTTGACACACCCCGTTTTCAACTCGCACCACTCAGAAACCGAGCTGCTACGATACATCAACCACCTGGCCTCCAAGGATCTGTCGCTTGTTCACTCAATGATCCCCCTCGGTTCCTGCACAATGAAGCTTAACTCAACATCCGAGATGGCACCTGTGTCGTGGGAGACTACCGGCAACTTGCACCCCTTCCTGCCCCTCGAGCGTGCGAAGGGCTACCTCGAGATGATTGGTCAGCTTGAGAGTGACCTGGCGGACATCACAGGTTTTGACGCCGTCTCGCTGCAACCCAACTCTGGCGCCCAGGGTGAGTTTGCTGGTCTACGCGTCATCCGCAAGTACCTCGAGCAACAACCAGGCAAGAAGCGCGACATTTGCTTGATCCCCGTCTCTGCCCACGGTACCAACCCTGCCAGTGCAGCTATGTGCGGCATGCGTGTCGTGCCTGTCAAGTGCGACACCGCCACCGGTAACCTCGACATTGCTGACCTCAAGGCCAAGTGCGAGAAGCACAAGGACGAGCTTGGCGCTTTTATGATCACCTACCCTTCCACTTTCGGTGTTTTCGAGCCCGCCGCTAAAGAGGCTTGCGACCTGATTCACCAGCACGGAGGTCAAGTATACATGGACGGTGCCAACATGAACGCCCAGATCGGGCTGTGCTCACCTGGTGAGATTGGTGCTGATGTCTGCCATCTCAACCTCCACAAGACCTTCTGCATTCCTCACGGCGGTGGTGGACCAGGTGTCGGACCCATTGGTGTGAAGAGTCACCTCGCTCCTTTCCTGCCAGGCCACTTACGTAACGAAACTGGCGGTGCGCAAGCAGTATATCCCATATCCGGTGCACCATGGGGTAGCGCATCCATTCTCCCTATCAGCTGGGCATACATCAAGATGATGGGCTCGATTGGGCTGACACACGCCACCAAGATGACGCTGTTGAACGCAAACTACATCCTCTCTAGGCTCAAGCCTCACTACCCCATCCTCTACACCAACGATGAAGGCCGTTGCGCTCACGAATTCATTCTGGACGTGCGCGGCTTCAAGGAGTCTGCTGGCGTCGAAGCAATCGACATCGCCAAGCGTCTTCAAGATTACGGTTTCCACGCCCCGACCATGAGCTGGCCTGTCGCTAACACTCTCATGATCGAGCCGACAGAATCAGAGAGCAAAGTCGAGCTTGACCGCTTCTGCGATGCGCTAATCTCTATCCGCAAGGAGATCAAGGATATCGAAGATGGCAAGCAGCCCAAGGGTGCGGGTAAGAACTTGCTTACGAACTCACCACACACTCAGCAAGACCTCATTGTAGGTGACTGGGATCGCGCGTACAGCAGGGAAGATGCTGCGTACCCGCTGGCATATctaaaggagaagaagttcTGGCCTAGCGTCACGAGGTTGGACGATG CCTACGGTGACACCAACCTCTTCTGCACATGTGCACCTATGGAGTCTGAGGGCGGTGACATCACCGGAGCCGCTGCGCCCAACCCAACCTAA